A section of the Oreochromis aureus strain Israel breed Guangdong linkage group 22, ZZ_aureus, whole genome shotgun sequence genome encodes:
- the LOC116312086 gene encoding cdc42 homolog — MPRGGGGMTSQSDKEIKCVVVGDGAVGKTCMLIAYVTKAYPSEFIPTVFDNYSAKVTNGEEYNLVLWDTAGQEDYDRLRPLSYPETNVFLVCFSVVSPKSFQDVTEKWLPEIAHYCPGTPFLLVGTMVDLRDDSYTLEMLAKENEQVVTFKDGQELAHRLKAVKYMECSALTQIGVQDVFEEAVLAALGKSSSKPKKCCTQL, encoded by the exons aTGCCCAGAGGTGGTGGGGGCATGACATCACAAAGT gaTAAGGAAATAAAGTGTGTGGTGGTGGGTGACGGTGCAGTGGGAAAGACCTGCATGCTCATCGCATACGTAACCAAAGCGTATCCCTCTGAGTTCATCCCCACA GTGTTTGATAACTACTCTGCTAAAGTGACGAATGGTGAAGAGTATAATCTGGTACTCTGGGACactgcag GTCAGGAGGACTATGACCGATTGCGACCCCTCAGCTACCCAGAGACCAACGTTTTCCTCGTCTGTTTCTCCGTCGTTTCACCCAAATCTTTTCAAGATGTCACAGAAAAG TGGTTGCCAGAGATTGCACACTACTGTCCGGGGACGCCCTTCCTGCTGGTCGGGACTATGGTGGATCTGAGAGATGACAGCTACACCCTGGAGATGCTGGCCAAGGAAAACGAGCAAGTTGTGACCTTCAAGGACGGACAGGAACTGGCTCATAGGCTGAAAGCTGTCAAATACATGGAGTGCTCAGCTCTTACACAG ATAGGAGTGCAGGATGTGTTTGAAGAGGCCGTCCTTGCTGCTCTGGGGAAGTCAAGTTCCAAACCCAAGAAGTGCTGCACTCAACTATAG